DNA from Algisphaera agarilytica:
CGAGAAGACTTGTACTACCGGCTCAATGTCATACCAGTTGAATTACCTCCACTCCGAGAACGCGGGAATGACATCGTTTTACTTGCCGAGCACTGGCTCAGCGAGTTCAGCGCAAGGTACAGCAAAGAGTTTCGAACACTCAGTGCCGAAGTAACCCAAAGTTTGGTCAGCCACCCCTGGCCAGGAAATGTTCGTCAACTTCAAAATACAATCGAACGGATTGTTGTTCTCTGCAATGGGATTGAAGTTTCAGAAGACATGTTGAATCGCGAGCTTGAGAGCGTCGATGTTCCAACTGTTGAGCAGAAGAACTTACCGACAGACGATCAAGCTCAGCAAGCAACACCATCGAACTTACCTTCACGTGACAAACCTTCGCTTTTTTCGGACGATCAGATCTATCCGCTAGCAGATCTTGAAAAGTGGGCAATCGAGCATGCCCTGAAGTTGTGTGATGGTTCTCCTGCTAAGGCATGTAGGCAATTAGGCATATCGCCTGCAACTATTTACCGCAAGATCAAGCGTTACGAGATATCCTGACCATTCTGGAGGCGCTCAACTCACCGATTTCGTGTAAATTGATCCCTGTTCCAACCGCTTTCCAACCAAACTCAGTCTGGTAGATGACTAGTAGGTGACAAGCAGGCGCCTTAAAGGTGCCCAGATCATCGAGACAAGCCCTTGTACAATCAGCGCTCGACTAGCGTAAGTCTAGAATCAAAAGTTGTTTAAAGCACGACCCAGAACTCATTGGGAAGCTGACGCTCTACAACTGAGCTACACCCGCATTTTGTCACAAGCTCTTGTTGGCGAATACTTGTGAGGCGTGATTCTATGATGTGCATGGCTGAACAAAAAGTTGTCTAACCACGCCCAACTCTAATACGGTTGGAAACGAGAAAATACCATCCTGGAGCACGCCATACCACAGATGGCCCCCGGCACCCCACTGACTGCTGGAACGATAAAGCGGATTCGGTTCGACAAAGTGAGTATCGAGGAAGCACCCGTCGCCCTAATCGATCTACTCCATCTCGAGCCCTAATCCTTCAGAAACATTTCGTTCTTTCAATTCCTCGAACGGATCACGATTGTCCTGAAGGTCTACGGGTCGCCCGCTGATCCGCCCCCACCATTCCTCGATCGCATCCAGATACTCGAACCCCTGCTCACGGCTGGGTTCTACCGCGGTGCCCTCCTGCCAATCGTTCCAGGTGACGATTTGAATCAGCTCGGGCTGGCCGATGGTGGACATCGCCATGGTCTGCTGCAACAGATCCAGCCCGTTCCTTGCCAGGATCCGAGGCTGGCCACCCCCCCAGCCCGACACCCCACTGTCATCAAATCCGGGCGAAACGAAGCCCATAAAGAAATCCAGGCTGCCCGAAGCGTAGAGCGACTCTGCTCGCCCCGCGAAGAAGGTGTAGTCCTTGATCCAGGCGGGGTCGGGCTTGATCCACATGTAGGCCGAGCGGATGGTCGGGTGCATCTCGAGCCGGTCGAGGTTCTGCCTGCAGTAGTAGATCGATGTCGGCAGATGATCAAACACCGCTTGAAACTCATGAGCTTGGAGATACCGAGGCCCAAACTCGTCTTGCCCCCAGTAATTGAATTGCGCAACGAACGGCTTGCCTTCCCGGCGGAGGTAGGCGGGGTGATCGCCGTATTGTTCGAGGATGTAGCGCAGGTCCGACTCGAAACTGTCAACGATGTCCTGCCGACTCTCGGGCTGACGGTAAGGCGGCCAATTCACTTTTTCTTCGTAGCAGATCGCGATCCGCATACCGGCCGCTTCGGCCTCGTCCAACATCATGGGCAAGTGAACGTCGGAGTCTACGGTGTTCGGGCCGTACCAGAGAACAAGGAAAATACTGATCCCAGCGGACTTGGCGGTTTCCAGGTGGTAGCGGAAGACATCGCGATCGTGGCTGCTGTAGGGGCCGATGAGCGGATAGTAAGCGGTCGCGAGATCGCGCTGACCGTTAGGTAGGATGGTATTGGGGTCGTGCCTGTTACCCGGGCCGTCCCACTTCCAGTGCTGCCAGTGGGGTTGATCCGGGGCGTCTGCAGGCGCCACCTCGAACCAAGGCAGGAAGTGGGCCATGAGGTAAGGCGGCTCGCCGGGCAGGTTGTACAACCCCGATTCGGTGCTGACTTCTTTCGTTTCAGCCGCGGCGCAACCGGTTAGGGCGAGCACCGTGGTCGCAAGCAGAAGGCGAAGTGTCGGGCTACCGGGTCGAGACATACGAATCACTTCCATCTCCAGGGGTCGCCGGCAAGCAGCTGCGTGTGGTCGGCAGGGTCATAGATATCGACGTCTTCGAAGAGCTCGAAGGCGGCGTGTCCGTCGACGTAACCGTAGTTGCCGCCCCCCGCTTGGTGTTGATCTGCCGCGAAGAAGAACATGGATTCGTTTTCCGGGACCGTCACGAACGATCGGTTTCCCGGTCCGGTGTTTTGTTCGATATAACGGTAGTTTTCGCCGACCAGAAAGATGTCGCTGGGGATCGCGTAAATCCGCTCAACCTTCGTCCCCGCAACCGGGGTCTTGGCCACGTTGTCGTATTCAGGCCAAGGGAAACGGTAGCCATTGCCGCGCAGAGCGGCCTGGTTAAACCGCATGTCATTCACCCCGTAGCTGCGGATGCTGTATTCATCTGCCGGCAGGGGCAGCCCGGCTGTGGATCGGGCGATATCGTCCTCCGGGCAAGCGTAGACCGCGGCATCGCTCACGTAGTCTCGAACCAACAAAATGCCGGACCAATCGTTGAAGCCAAGGTCGGAGGGCGGCGCGGTGACCATCGGAACGAGGTAGCCATCGTAATCCACGGTATAGGTGGTGTGAGCGACAATCGTCTGACGGACGTTTGAGCCGCACGCGATCTGCCTCGCCGAGGCACGCGCAGACGCCAGGGCGGGCAAAAGGATGCCAATCAAAAGCGCGATAATCGAAATGACCACCAAAAGCTCGATGAGCGTGAAAGCTTTTTCGCACGGGCGGGTCATGGGGCATCCCTTTTTTGAAGAAACTAAGGGGCAAATGTCTTGAGTGAATGCCGTGGCCGCGCGTTAACGCAGCCACGGCCTGTATCTGGAGCGTCAGCACGCGCGTTTCCGGCGAAGCATGCATAACCCACCGGCCGCCAGCAAGGCGAGGGATGCGGGCTCGGGCACCGCTTGAATCGAGTCGAAGGTGTAAGACGCGGATTCGCTGCTGAAAGGCAAGATGCGGATCTGCAGCACGTACGACTCGGCGTTGATATCGGCCGAGGAACTCACGTCGAAGCTGATCGGCGAGTCGGTGTTGGTGTCGGTCACAACCGTGGCCTGGCTGGTGAAGACGCCGGCACCATCGAAGTACTGGGCGGTAACGTTGATGAAGTCTTCGTTCGCAACCGCAGGATTAATCGTGACCGCGCTGTCGGCAAGATCGATCTTGAAACCGGCGTTGTTCCACACGATGCCCGAATCGACATTCGCGCCGCTGGATTTGGTCAGCGTGACGGTCCCGTCGAGATTATCGACAACCGATGCGGCACCGAATGCACCGCTGAAAAACGTGGTGTCGTCCATGTTGTCGATCACCGCTGCACTGGCGGGCAGCGATGCGATCACGGACGTGACGGCGAGAGCGGTTGAACATAACAGATGGCGAAACATATGGGTCCTCCTGGGGTAATAGAACTCGATTCGTGAAAGCATCCCCCGAGCGTCACGGTTTATTTGGGTTCCGATGCGGTGTTGCGGGTCGCTGTGATCTGGTCGAAGACAAACCCTGCGCCTTCCTTCCCGACGGGATTGATCCGTATCCGCAGACGGTATTTCGAAGCCCCATCGACACCCTGACTCTCCGCAAAAGCGGCGACGCTCTTGAGCACCTGCGGCGCGACTCGGCTCGTGTCTTCAAGCCAGGTCTTCTCGGCGATAAATGTTCCGTCGGCCTTGAAGAAGAGAAGCGAGGTGACGTAGTAACCGCCCCCAACCGCTGAATTCGGGGTTAGGGTCAGCACATCATGATCCGCGTCGAGCGGGATGTCGGTTTCCCCGCCAATCAACCAATCCACCCCGGCGTCCTGATCGCCGGCCTGACGGGTGAGCGTCGCTAGTCCATCGCCCTCGCCACTTGCCTGGACCTGCAGGGGGCCAAACGGCTTCGCAAAATTCTCGTCGGTGAGCAGCGGATCATCGATATGAGCCGTCGCGGTAACTGCTATCAATGAAAGCAAAGCTGATGCAAGTGAGAAATGTTGATGCATGGTGAACCTATTGAAAAAGCAGGGCGTTTGCGGTGGTCGGTCAATCGTCTTGACGAATCCGGGCTACCGAATCGCGGGTGATGAGTTCTGTAGGCAGGCAGCAATCCAGCGGCGCGAATGAGTCCGTGGAATTGCACGCCTGAATCATGTGATCGACCGCGATCCGGGCCAGTTGTTCCAGCGGCTGCCGGATAACGGTTTGGGGCGGGCTGAGGTATTGCCCGACAGGCAAATCTTCGAGCGTAATCGTCGAGATGTCTCGGCCGAGTTGGAGCCCGAGCACGTTGCTGAGAATATGCAGGACCTCCATGCAGGCGTCTTCGCTGAAGTTGAGGATGGCGGAAACGCCCTGCTGCTTCCAGCGCGACAAGGTGTCGTACACCGGTTGAGCCGACGTGTACTTCACACGGTCGAGCTCCGGGGTGATGCCGTGCTTGGCGAGGGTGTCTTGATAACCACGCAAGCGCTCGTTGCTCCCCCACTCGTCGGGCTGGATCGCCAGGAAAGCGATGTCGCGGTGGCCATGTTCGATAAGGTGCTCGGTTGCAAGCACAGCTTGTTGATAGTGATCGGCGTAGACGCTCGACACCCCCTGCTTGGACATGGGGTGGTTGATGCTCACCACGGGCAGGGAAGGGATGTCGGTCAGCTCGGCGAGTCGTTCATCGAAGATGATGCCGATGACGCCGTCGACATGCGTCTCGTAGACAAGGTCCAGGCTCTCGATATCGATGAGCTCGACCAGCATGCGTTTATCACTGAGCATGCGCGACACCAGCGAAGACATGATGCCGACGTAGCCCACGGGGAACGATGGGCTGTGCCGGCCCGTCACGATGCCGATGCATTTGTGCGCGATCTTGGGCGAAAAGCCCAACTGCCGACTGCTGGTCAAGACGCGCCGCCGCAGGTCGGAATTGACCGCGGGGTGGCGGTTAAACACGCGAGACACCGTGCCCGCCGAAACCTCGGCGTGCTGCGCTACGTCAAGAACCGAAATTGAAGTGTTCGATCGTGCCAAGGGGACGCCATCCAAAGAGTCGTGAAAGCTGGACCGTTCGAAAGAAACTTTGAGACTACTTAATCATGATACAGGACTAAATGAAAAATTCAATTGACAAATGAAATATTTCATTATAATTTGCTGAGCACTGTCAATTCTTGACTTACGAGCACCGCTTCAGCGATTTATCCGCCATGGACCGCCCCAAACCCACCATCTCATTCACCACCCGTGACTCGACCGAGCCGCTCGCCCTGCCCGCGGTTCTGGGGCATTTCTTGCCTTGGTACACACTCCAGGGCTCGAGCTTCCCGCTCGCAGCCGAAGACGCCGCAACCATTACACACCCGCCCACGATCGAAAACGATCGGCACTGGCGTGATCCCCGAGCTGTGTACCGACGCACGCATCACCATATGCCCGAGATCGGGCGATACGACTCGCGCGACCCCGAAACCCTCGGCTGGCAATTCGGCTGCATGGTGGATGCGGGCCTGACCGGCTTCATCATCAATTGGAATGGCCAGAACTCGGTCGAGAACACCATCACCCTGGCGGTGCTGGAAGCCCTGGAAGCCTGGAACCAAGCCAACCCCGACACCCCACTGGCCTACTGCCTTTCGATCGACTCCCAGGCACAGCTGCCCACCGAAGGGAAGACGCCGGCTCCATTGGCTGAAGACGTCGCATATATCAAGACGCACCTGTTGCGCTCGGCGTATCTGCACCGCGATGGCCGGCCGGTGTTTACCTGCTTTCCGTATGAAGACAACCTCCCCGATTGGCTCGAGGCATTCGACCAGCAGTTTGGCTCCGGAGGCTATGACTTCCTCTGGTCCAACGTGGCAAAAGGCCAAGGCGAAACCGGTTGCTTCCTCTGGGTCGAGCCCAGCGAATCATCAACCGATTACTCCAACGCCTATCCGTGGCTTGATCCCGAAGATTCCGGCGAAGGACGCGCTCGGGAACGCTACGCCCAATGGTCTGATCCCAAGCACCGCCACCTCTACGGGATGGCGGGAGTTTGGCCTGGCTTCGACGACAGCCTAGTGGCATGGGCCTGGAAGCCGAAGGAACAACACGACCGCGTCCGGCCCCGAATCATTGCGCGGCAAAACCAGAAGGGAAGCTGCTACCAGCAACTGTGGCAGTCTTACCTCGACGAACTTGATCGGGCCGAAAGCCTGCCGCTGCCGCTGGTACAGATCGTGACCTGGAACGATTGGGCCGAGGCCACCACGATCGAACCCGCCCGGGACTACGGCAGATCGCTGCTGGAGGAGACCCGGCAATACGTTGCCCTGGCCCGCGAACGATGGAAGAGTAAATGCCCACACTAGCCCCACTCATCACCGAACGCCGCCTGATTCTTCAAGCTCAGGCAGATTGCCCGTGGGCCAACCAGATGGTGCTCAACCCCGGCGTGATCCGCGACCCCGAATCCGGGCGGCTTCAAATGCTCTTTCGCGCTACCGGGAACGGGCAACCCCGCAATGCTCCGGCCGCTGCGGATTGGCCGTTCCCGATCTACCTGGGCTATGCCTACAGCGATAATTACGGGCACCAATGGAACGCCGACTTCTCGAAGCCTGCGCTGAGCCCCAACTTATCCCTGGCACAGGATGAGTTGTATATAGAGGACAGCCGGGGGCGCAGGTCCCTCAACTACGCCAATGGCTGCATCGAAGACCCCCGCCTGTACTGGTATGAAGGCAAGTGCCACCTCATTGTGGCGTGCCGTGTCTTTCCGCCCGGCGCGTACTGGGAGAAAGACGACCCCATGCAATGCGCTCCAGCATGGGCACAAGACACCGACCACGGCCTTGGTCGCGCGGTTCGCGAGAACGTGACGGTCAACCTGCTCTACGAAGTTGACCTGCAAGCCCTGGAGCGGGGCCAATATGACAACGCGTTTCGGTACATCACGCATCTAACCAACCCCGAATTCGGCGAGAACCGCGACGTTCTGCTCTTTCCGCGGAAGCTCCTGATCAACGGCCAGCCAAAAATTGTGGCCCTGCATCGTCCCTGGGAAAGCCATCATTACCCCGGACATCAGCAGGTAACCGCCCCATCGATTTGGTACGCGATGGCCGACTCAATCGATCAGCTCAAAACCCCGGATGCGAAGCATCGGCTACTCGCTTCGCCCACGTTCGCTTGGGAGAGTAATCGTATCGGCGCCAGCGCTCCTCCCCTTGAGGTGGAACCGGGACTCTGGCTCGTGAGTTACCACGGAAAGCAAGACCGCGATATTGGGTACACCCAATCGTTCATGCTGCTTCAAGAAACCGGCAACTCGTTGCCAACGGTTGCGCACCGTTGTTCAGACAGGCTGATGATTCCATCGGAGGCGTGGGAGCAGCCCGGCCGGTTCAAGACCCCATGCATTTTCACCACTGCGCTTGTCCCCCTCGAAGACGATCAACTCATGATTGTCTACGGCGCAGCGGACGAGAAAATCGGTGCCGCCACCACCAAGCTGTCGTCCTTGGTGGAACACGTCCGACGATATGATCCGAGCGGAAAGTGCGTGTGACGAGCAAAACGCGAATGAAACGGCAGGCGCCTCACACCACGCCTAGAGGACCGAGAAGTCCGCGAAGATGGCATAGATGGTCAGCACCAACACCAGCAAGACCGCAGCCATGAGTTTGGCCCCCTTCCAAGGCGTTAGATCGACGTCGCCGGTGGCTTCGTGAACCCACAGCTCTTTTCGGGGGGACAGGTCACCGATGACGAGCATGATCAGAACCAAGTAAGCGAACACGATGCCCAGGAAGTGGAACTCGTGGATGTAGTCGGGGGCGAAGTAGGTCGAAACCGTCGTGGTCTCGATGAACTCGGTATAGACAACAGGGGCCGGGCCTTCGCCGGATTCGCCTTGCCAACCCGTTTTCACTTGGGTGGGCTGGACGGTCACCTCTTGCACATACGTGATGGAACGGCCCTGGGCTTCGGCGTTGGCAAGTTCGGTTTGCTGGTGAGCCGCGGGCACAAAATAGGTCGTGCTCGCCTCACGCGAACCCAGGGGGATGAAGTATCCCGCCAAGAGCGTAACGAGGCCGACAACCACCGCGATGTTGGCGGCCTTGGCGGGCACGTGTCGAGTCAGCATGCCCACGAGAACCACCGAGAAGATCGGCACGGCATAGATGCCGTTCATCTTTTGCAGGTAGCCGAAGATGCTGCCCACATCCGCGAGCATCGGGGCGATGATCATGGCAAGCACGGCAATCATCCAGCCAACCCACTTGCCCGAGCGAACGGTCTGTTCTTCGGAGGCCTGTTGATTGATGAAGTTTTTGTAGATGCCAAGTGAAAACAGGGTGCAGGTGGAGTTCAACGCCGAGTTGAACGAACTCAGGATCGCACCCACCAGGACCGCCGCGAAGAAACCCGCGAGGTAAGGCGGCATCACCGCACGTACCAGCGATCCATAGCCTTGATCGCTCTTGAAGCCGACATCGTTGGAAAAGAGAATAAACGCCATGATCCCGGGCAGGACCAGGTAGAGCGGGCCAAGTAGCTTGAGCAAGGCGCAAAGCAGCAGGCCCTTCTGGCCCTCCCGGAGGTTTTTGGCACCAAACGTCCGCTGAATGATCTGCTGATTGGTGCACCAATAGAAGAGGTTGAGTAGCGCAATCCCCGTGAAGATGGTCCCCATCGGCACGCCGGTCTCCTGGCTGCCGATGGAGTTGAATGTCTTGTGTTCGACCCCCCGGTCCTGCATCACCGAAAAGCCGTTCAGGATGCCGGTCCCGTCTCCGAATGTACGGCTGATGGCGTCGAGCCCGAAGAACGTGATCATCAAGCCGCCGATGAGCAGTCCCACGCCGTTGAGCGTGTCGGAGACGGCAACCGTACGTAAACCGCCGAACAGCGCGTAACAGGAGCCGATCAGGCCGACGACCCACACGGTCGACCACAGCACGAACGTATCCGCGTTAAACGTGGCCCCCAGGATCGACACCTCGTCTTGATCGGGCGCCAAGCCGATGAGCTGTTTGACGCTGATGATGTCCACCAATCCGAGGGCACCGCTGTAGAGGATGATGGGCAGCAGCAGGAACGCATAGGCGGAAAGAAAGATCGCATCGGTCATGGTCCGGGTGGTCGCGTCGAAACGATTCTCCAGAAACTGGGGGACCGTGGCGATGCCGCTGCGCAGGTACTTGGGCAGGAAAAACAGCGCCATGCAGATCAAGGCGATGACCGCCACCACCTCCCAAACCATCACCGCGAGGCCGTCTTTGAAAGCCGCCCCGTTCAGCCCAACCATCTGCTCGGTCGACAGGTTGGTGAGTAGCAACGAGCCCGCGATG
Protein-coding regions in this window:
- a CDS encoding endo-1,3-alpha-glucanase family glycosylhydrolase encodes the protein MSRPGSPTLRLLLATTVLALTGCAAAETKEVSTESGLYNLPGEPPYLMAHFLPWFEVAPADAPDQPHWQHWKWDGPGNRHDPNTILPNGQRDLATAYYPLIGPYSSHDRDVFRYHLETAKSAGISIFLVLWYGPNTVDSDVHLPMMLDEAEAAGMRIAICYEEKVNWPPYRQPESRQDIVDSFESDLRYILEQYGDHPAYLRREGKPFVAQFNYWGQDEFGPRYLQAHEFQAVFDHLPTSIYYCRQNLDRLEMHPTIRSAYMWIKPDPAWIKDYTFFAGRAESLYASGSLDFFMGFVSPGFDDSGVSGWGGGQPRILARNGLDLLQQTMAMSTIGQPELIQIVTWNDWQEGTAVEPSREQGFEYLDAIEEWWGRISGRPVDLQDNRDPFEELKERNVSEGLGLEME
- a CDS encoding prepilin-type N-terminal cleavage/methylation domain-containing protein; its protein translation is MTRPCEKAFTLIELLVVISIIALLIGILLPALASARASARQIACGSNVRQTIVAHTTYTVDYDGYLVPMVTAPPSDLGFNDWSGILLVRDYVSDAAVYACPEDDIARSTAGLPLPADEYSIRSYGVNDMRFNQAALRGNGYRFPWPEYDNVAKTPVAGTKVERIYAIPSDIFLVGENYRYIEQNTGPGNRSFVTVPENESMFFFAADQHQAGGGNYGYVDGHAAFELFEDVDIYDPADHTQLLAGDPWRWK
- a CDS encoding PEP-CTERM sorting domain-containing protein, yielding MFRHLLCSTALAVTSVIASLPASAAVIDNMDDTTFFSGAFGAASVVDNLDGTVTLTKSSGANVDSGIVWNNAGFKIDLADSAVTINPAVANEDFINVTAQYFDGAGVFTSQATVVTDTNTDSPISFDVSSSADINAESYVLQIRILPFSSESASYTFDSIQAVPEPASLALLAAGGLCMLRRKRAC
- a CDS encoding LacI family DNA-binding transcriptional regulator; the encoded protein is MDGVPLARSNTSISVLDVAQHAEVSAGTVSRVFNRHPAVNSDLRRRVLTSSRQLGFSPKIAHKCIGIVTGRHSPSFPVGYVGIMSSLVSRMLSDKRMLVELIDIESLDLVYETHVDGVIGIIFDERLAELTDIPSLPVVSINHPMSKQGVSSVYADHYQQAVLATEHLIEHGHRDIAFLAIQPDEWGSNERLRGYQDTLAKHGITPELDRVKYTSAQPVYDTLSRWKQQGVSAILNFSEDACMEVLHILSNVLGLQLGRDISTITLEDLPVGQYLSPPQTVIRQPLEQLARIAVDHMIQACNSTDSFAPLDCCLPTELITRDSVARIRQDD
- a CDS encoding glycoside hydrolase family 99-like domain-containing protein encodes the protein MDRPKPTISFTTRDSTEPLALPAVLGHFLPWYTLQGSSFPLAAEDAATITHPPTIENDRHWRDPRAVYRRTHHHMPEIGRYDSRDPETLGWQFGCMVDAGLTGFIINWNGQNSVENTITLAVLEALEAWNQANPDTPLAYCLSIDSQAQLPTEGKTPAPLAEDVAYIKTHLLRSAYLHRDGRPVFTCFPYEDNLPDWLEAFDQQFGSGGYDFLWSNVAKGQGETGCFLWVEPSESSTDYSNAYPWLDPEDSGEGRARERYAQWSDPKHRHLYGMAGVWPGFDDSLVAWAWKPKEQHDRVRPRIIARQNQKGSCYQQLWQSYLDELDRAESLPLPLVQIVTWNDWAEATTIEPARDYGRSLLEETRQYVALARERWKSKCPH
- a CDS encoding glycoside hydrolase family 130 protein, which produces MPTLAPLITERRLILQAQADCPWANQMVLNPGVIRDPESGRLQMLFRATGNGQPRNAPAAADWPFPIYLGYAYSDNYGHQWNADFSKPALSPNLSLAQDELYIEDSRGRRSLNYANGCIEDPRLYWYEGKCHLIVACRVFPPGAYWEKDDPMQCAPAWAQDTDHGLGRAVRENVTVNLLYEVDLQALERGQYDNAFRYITHLTNPEFGENRDVLLFPRKLLINGQPKIVALHRPWESHHYPGHQQVTAPSIWYAMADSIDQLKTPDAKHRLLASPTFAWESNRIGASAPPLEVEPGLWLVSYHGKQDRDIGYTQSFMLLQETGNSLPTVAHRCSDRLMIPSEAWEQPGRFKTPCIFTTALVPLEDDQLMIVYGAADEKIGAATTKLSSLVEHVRRYDPSGKCV
- a CDS encoding solute:sodium symporter family transporter, with product MVLISFLLVTAMVAVLTFFLTRKDDHDSSSGYFLGGRSLGGIVIAGSLLLTNLSTEQMVGLNGAAFKDGLAVMVWEVVAVIALICMALFFLPKYLRSGIATVPQFLENRFDATTRTMTDAIFLSAYAFLLLPIILYSGALGLVDIISVKQLIGLAPDQDEVSILGATFNADTFVLWSTVWVVGLIGSCYALFGGLRTVAVSDTLNGVGLLIGGLMITFFGLDAISRTFGDGTGILNGFSVMQDRGVEHKTFNSIGSQETGVPMGTIFTGIALLNLFYWCTNQQIIQRTFGAKNLREGQKGLLLCALLKLLGPLYLVLPGIMAFILFSNDVGFKSDQGYGSLVRAVMPPYLAGFFAAVLVGAILSSFNSALNSTCTLFSLGIYKNFINQQASEEQTVRSGKWVGWMIAVLAMIIAPMLADVGSIFGYLQKMNGIYAVPIFSVVLVGMLTRHVPAKAANIAVVVGLVTLLAGYFIPLGSREASTTYFVPAAHQQTELANAEAQGRSITYVQEVTVQPTQVKTGWQGESGEGPAPVVYTEFIETTTVSTYFAPDYIHEFHFLGIVFAYLVLIMLVIGDLSPRKELWVHEATGDVDLTPWKGAKLMAAVLLVLVLTIYAIFADFSVL